Below is a window of Myxococcales bacterium DNA.
GTCACAAAGCCCGCGGGCGGCCGAGAGCTTCGCGCGCGGTTGCGATCAGTGCTTCGCCGAGTGCAGCCCGCTGCTCGGGCGAGCCGCGCCGGTGGGCAGCTCCGCCAGAGAATGGTGCTCGAGGCGCTCAAGTCCCCGAGCCATCGCCGAATGTTCCGGCAGCTGAGTGCTGCACGGGGGCAGCCGGTGCAGCGCGACGCCCTGAAAGCCTTCGGGCTCGAGAACCCCAGAGCGACGGACAAGGCGTTGGAGAAGCACATCGAGCGCATGCGCGAGATTCTCCAACCGCTCGGCGTGCGCATCGAGACCGTTGTCGGCACCGGGTACAGCTGCCCCACTCGGTTCGACTGACGCTGCGCTGTCGCGCGTCGCACCAGCGCGGTCCTGCGCACACTGTCGTATGGATGTCGGATCTTGTCGGTTGACGCCCCGTCACCGCGAGCGAGTCTAGGCGGGCCGGGGACTCGCTCGCCAAACGCACCTCGGAATGCCCACATGATCCGGCCAAGGAAATTGCATGAGGCGAGGCAATGGAGTTCGCGCAGGGAGGAACGATGAGGCGTGATTTCGGCGGGCGCGCAGCGACCGCGGTGGTGTTGGTCCTGAGCGTCTGGATCGCGAACTGCGGCAGTGGCGGAAGCGGTGGGGGCGGTGGCGGCAACAGCAGCGGCGTGATCGGTCAAGCTTGCAGCGCAACGAGCCCATGTGGCGCCGGCTTGTTCTGCTACGCGGGCGACAACTCGCTGCTGACCGGTCTTTGCA
It encodes the following:
- a CDS encoding response regulator transcription factor, yielding MDTPPDGTRVNPTQRADVPVAIIDDEELHRRAIGRLLQNKGFSVRDFACPDEALRSGALFGCELILLDVMLGRESGIVACRRLRELGYSGGIIMVSCLGQSEVKAQALDAGADDYVTKPAGGRELRARLRSVLRRVQPAARASRAGGQLRQRMVLEALKSPSHRRMFRQLSAARGQPVQRDALKAFGLENPRATDKALEKHIERMREILQPLGVRIETVVGTGYSCPTRFD